In Chitinophaga oryzae, the sequence CTTAAATAGATACATAAAACATTGCTTAAAAGGATGTTAAAACTGACAGATTGGCCAATATTCCGTAAAAAATCCGTAATTTTGCAAGCCAAATTAAAAATTACTGCATTAATAATCAGCGTTAAATGTCCACAAAGAAAAGAATTCTTTTTATTGCCCAAGAAATGTCGCCATACCTGGAACTGAGTGATTATGCGGCAATGGTCAATAAAATGGCAATTAAGTCCAATGAGGCTGGCCTGGAAGTGAGAGTGATCATGCCAAGATTTGGAATTATTAATGAGAGAAGACACCGCTTGCACGAGGTGGTCAGATTGTCTGGAATCAACATTGTGATAGACGGGGATGATTACCCGCTTATCATCAAGGTGGCCTCCCTGCCGAATGCCCGTTTGCAGGTGTATTTCCTGGATAACGAGGATTATTTCAAGCGGAAAACCGTATTTGCGGACGAAAACGACGAGTTTTTCGATGACAATGCGGCCAGGTCTGTATTCTTCTGTAAAGGAGCCCTGGAAACCGTGAAGAAGTTCGGATGGCCTCCGGACATTATTCATTGCAGCGGATGGATGACTTCCCTGATCCCCATGTATCTGAAAACAGCTTACAAGAAGGAACCGGTTTTCGCCCATTCCAAAATTGTTTATTCTTTGTCCCCCAATAGCTTCAAGGAAAAGCTGGGCGCTTCCTTTATCAAGAAGGCGACGATCAGCAACCAGATCAAGGAAAAAGATCTGGAGCTCTTTAAAGAGGGCACCAACAGCGCGTTGAACAAAGGGGCCGGCAAGTATGCCGACGCGGTAATACTGGCCGGAGAGAAGGTGGAGAAAAAAGTCGTGGATGAACTGAAGGCTGAAAAAGGCAAAATCATCGTACCTTATAAAAAAGACAATGATGATCTTGCTGATTACCTGGCGCTTTACAATCAATTGCTGGGTAAATAATCTCTTGGTAAATCATCTATATTTGGAGAATTTTCGCCAACTTCATTTAAACTAACAATCTTAACGCGTGAAGATTAATTTCAGGAACCTTAGCTTTGTAGCCGCTTCTTTTGCGTTGTTGTACGGTGTTTCCGGTTGCAACGAGTCCACTATTCTCGGAAAGGGGCTTATTCCGCCGGGCGATTTTGTGAATGGACAGGACACTACGATCAACGGCGTTATCGCCAATAACATATACAAGTACGACTCTTCTTTTATAAACGGTTACGGCCGCTATGAGAAGGCGCTTGGCTCCATTACCACCGACCCTGTTTTTGGCAAAACCCATGCTTTTGTGTTCATGCAGGTAGGCCTCCCTACCAGCGCCTTCACCTTCGCCGGTTCCGGACAAACCCTCGATTCTGTAGTACTGTCGCTCGCTTACCTGGGCTACAAAGGAGATTCCACCACTCCACAGACCTTCCGTGTTTACAGAATGGCGGAAACGGGATTTAAAATAGATTCCAATTACGCTTATAACAAACCGTTGCAGTACAACCCGGGCGAACTGCTGGGTACTGCGACCGTCACGCCGCGGACTGTCCGCGATTCTGTGAGCGTTTACGGCACCAAGGAAACCGCACAGCTGCGTATTAAGCTGTCCAATGCCTTCGGTAACGACCTGCTGCAACAGAAATCGGACGTCAATTTCAAGAACGACTCCACTTTCCGGGCGTACCTGAAAGGATTCGCGCTGGTACCTGATACCACCTCCGGCACCAACCGCAACATGTTGTTCTTCGACATGGACAATGCCAACACCAAGCTGACTGTTTTTTATAAGAACACTACAGACGATTCGCTCCGTGCCACCTTTGCGTTTAACAGCAGCAGCAGCGCACATGCCAACTTCCTGGCCCGTAATTACAACGGTGCGGAAGTCAGCAAATACATCAACACCGGCAACGCCAACGGGGATAGCATCCTGTTCCTGCAAAGCACACCGGGACTGTATACCAACCTGCTGATCCCCAACCTGGAGAATTTCCCCAACGCTGTGATCAACAAAGCAGAACTGGTGATCACCCAGATCACGGTCGGTCCCGGCGATATGAACAATATCTTTACGGAACCAGCTAAACTGAGCCTCACACAGTATACCGGCGTCAACGACTCCACCAAAAACGTGATTGACTTTACCACCGGCGGTGATACCTATTTTGGCGGCACCAAACAGGTCATCACCAACTTCGGCGGCGTACAGGTAGCGCAGTATACTTTCAACGTCGGACGATTCCTCCAGATGCTGCTTAAAAAGCAGGAAACCAATACTGGTTTCAGACTGCAGGTGGTACGCACTGGTTATCCGGATATTGACCGCCTGAAAGCCGGAGGCAGTAAATTGTCCCAGTACAACATTAAATTGCGAATCATTTATACAAAACCTTAAAATCGCTAATCCATACTTTTATGCCTTATTTATTTACGTCTGAATCAGTTTCAGAAGGACATCCTGACAAAGTAGCAGATCAGATTTCTGATGCGCTGATAGATCATTTTCTGGCATATGATGCGTCTTCCAAAGTAGCTTGTGAAACATTGGTGACTACCGGGCAGGTAGTACTGGCAGGAGAGGTTAAGTCAGAAGCTTACCTGGACGTGCAGGACATTGCCCGCGAAGTAATCCGTAAAATCGGATACACCAAGAGTGAATATATGTTTGAGGCCAATTCCTGTGGCATCTTTTCGGCTATCCATGAGCAGTCTCCGGATATCAACCAGGGGGTGGACCGTTCTTCTCCGGAAGAACAGGGTGCCGGTGACCAGGGGATGATGTTTGGTTACGCTACCCGCGAAACAGAAAACTACATGCCGCTGGCACTCGACCTGGCCCATAAACTCCTGCTGGAACTGGCTGCACTGCGCCGCGAGAACAAAGACATCACTTATCTTCGTCCGGATGCCAAATCCCAGGTAACCATCGAATACTCCGATGATAACAAACCGGTTCGCATCGATACCATTGTGATCTCTACCCAGCACGATGATTTCGCGAACGATACCGAAATGCTGGCCAAGATCAAGGAAGACATGATCAACATCCTGATCCCCCGCGTAAAAGCTAAACTGAAACCTGAACTGCAGCAGCTGTTCGATGGTTTCGATATCCAGCACCACATCAATCCGACCGGTAAATTCGTGATCGGCGGACCGCACGGTGATACCGGTCTGACAGGCCGTAAAATCATCGTAGACACCTACGGTGGTAAAGGTGCGCACGGCGGTGGCGCTTTCTCCGGTAAAGATCCTTCCAAAGTAGACCGTTCTGCTGCTTATGCTACCCGTCATATCGCTAAAAACCTGGTAGCTGCCGGTGTTTGCGACGAAGTGCTGGTACAGGTGTCCTACGCTATCGGCGTGGCCAAACCCTGCGGCATCTACGTAAATACCTACGGTACTTCCAAAGTGAACCTGAACGATGGCGCTATCGCGAAGAAAGTAGAAGAAATCTTCGACCTGCGTCCTTACGCCATCGAACAACGCCTGAAACTGCGTAACCCGATCTATAGCGAAACAGCCGCTTACGGTCACATGGGCCGCGAACCGCAGGTAATCACCAAAGTGTTCAACAAAGGCAAGAAAAATGAGAAATCTGTACAGGTAGAGCTGTTCACCTGGGAGAAACTCGACTATGTAGACAAAGTAAAAGCTGCTTTCGGTCTGTAAAAAGACCGCCGGCTTTCTGCTTTCAGTATAAAATAACGGGGAGGCGATTGATAAATGATATCAATCGCCTCCTGCTTTTTAAGCCGGGGCCGACGCCGGATTGTTCGGCGCCGGGAAACACCGGGACCTGAAACTGCTGCTCTTTAAGCGGCTGTCGCCCAGGTACTACATTTGATAAACAGTTCTTTGACCGGGTGCAAAAAAAATCTTCAAAATCTTCAAAAAAAATTATATATTTATAGTATAAATATATATAAAATACCCTAATATGGTTTGTGGGCCTGTGTTTCAGCGCAGGAAAGGATCTCGGGAAGCAGTATGTATTTTTTAGCATGCCGTTTTGCGGGTGTGTTTATCCCTGAAAAATTACCTAATCGTTCAGCCGCATATCTGCCGCAGTCCGGCAAGTGTTTTTCTATCAAAAAATTTTTGATCTTCACGGCTGAAAAATAAAAAAAATCAGGTTCCATATTGCCTGAACACAGCCACACTGGCTATCTTTCTCCATTGCATGACCATCCGTATCCGGCAAACCAACCGCGTTAGCGGGGATATTTTATACCATTATTTTTTTGAAGAACCATGAAGAAGCACCACCTTACTTCCAAACTGCTTATGTTGAAGCTTGCATTTATTGTGATCATCTATTTCGGAAGTTGTAGCAAAACCGTTGTTACGCCGGAGAAGACCCCTGCGGAAGAAACACCGGAACAGCCAGCCAAGCCTAATCCGCCTGTAAAAGGGAAGGAATATACGCTGGTCCCGGACGCGAGCGGACGTCTCGTGATTGACGGCGCTAAAAGCCCGTATAAAGGCGGTGATGCACTGAACCTGAAAGGTCGTTTTTTATCCATCAATATCATGAACCTGAGTGGTTCTTCCGGCAACCCGATCATCATCCGTAATTTTGACGGTACCGCCGTAAAAATAGGGAACCCCGACTGGAATGGCGGCTCCTGGGCCGAAGCACTGAGCCTGATCAACTGCCACTATCTGAAAGTAGGAAGCGAGTCTTCCCGGGCTAACTTCATCATCGATGGCTCTGTCCACCCGGCCAGAGACGCTTACTTTAACCTGGTATTGAGCAAACACACCGACAATATTGAAATCAGAAACCTGACCATCCGCAACGGCGGTACTGGTATCTGGGCCAAAACAGACCCGGTGAAAGACGATCCCTCTACTTATTATCCCAACTCCCAGATGGAGAACCTGCTGATCCATGATGTGGCTATCAGCGGCACCAACAACGAAGCAATGTACATCGGCCATACGGCCACTTACTGGGACCTGACGGCCAACACCTCCTATTACGGCAGTTCTTCCGGCTTTAACCCCGGCAGTCAGTACGTGCAGCCTATTAAATGGCACAATGTAAAAATCTACAACAACTCCGTACAGGATGGCGGCGCTGACGGTATTCAGACAGCGGCTATCGACCAGCTGGAAGTATACAACAACACCGTTACCAACTGGGGGATGAAACACAACAGTTCCCACAACGGCGGCATCCTGATCGGCGGCCGTACTACCAATACTTACGTGCATGACAACTATGTGCACGACGGCTGGGGAGAACTGCTGCAGTTCTATGGTTCCGGCGAAAACGGCTCCAAACATGTCATCAGCAATAACCTTTTTGTGAACAACAGCCAGGGCGCCAATGACGGCATCAGTTTCAGGGGTACCGACCGTGCGCCGGTAACGATCAGTAACAATACCGTAGCCCTCACCGGCGGCGTTTCGCTGCGTATCAACGGCGAAAAAGGAATGACCGTCGCCCTGATCGTTAATGACAATGCGTTTATACAACCCCGTATGAGCGGCGGCAGCATCACCTATAACGCTTACGTATATACGGAAAATGGCGGTGGCGCTATCGAAGGTACGGGAGACAAAGCCAATACCCGCTTCCCCACACTGGACGCGGCCAACGTGGATATCAGCAACTACTTTGCACCGAAGGCTGGTTCTGCAATGGGTGCTACCGGTTACCGGAGATAATCCAGTTTATAATTCATAAAAAAAGGCCAAAGCGGACATCCGCTTTGGCCTTTTTTATCCGGAGACGATAGTTACAATTCATTTTTTTTCAGGAGCTGCACCGCATGGTCGCAAGCCCTTGCCGTCAGCGCCATATAGGTCAATGACGGGTTCTGGGTGGCGGAAGAAGTCATACAGCTGCCGTCGGTGATAAACACGTTGGGCACTTCATGCAGCTGGTTCCATTTATTGAGCACCGATGTTTTGGGATCGTGTCCCATGCGGGCGGTGCCCATTTCGTGCACGCACTCGCCCCCCACATAGTTATAGTCAAACCCGGAGATATTGGTGAGCCCACTTTTCTCCAGCATTTCTTCGGCGCTGCTGCGCATGTCTTTGCGCATGGCTTTTTCATTGTCTTTGATCTCGAAGCTGATGCGCACCAGCGGCTGTCCCCATTTATCGGTAGCGGAAGGGTCGAGGGTGACACGGTTGTCGGCATAAGGCAGCATTTCGCCCCAGGCGCCCAGCCACATGACCCATTTGCCGGGATTGGTGATGTCTTTTTTAAACTGCTCTCCATAGCCCGGTATCTTGTAGTGGTCCATCCAGGCTTCTCTTTCTGCATAACCCTGGTACCCGAAGCCACGCACATAGTCGGTCCGCTGCGTGGCGTCGTTGAGGTTGCGGAAGCGGGGGATATAGATGCCGGCAGGTCTGCGGCCTGCGTAATACTGGTCTTTGAACCCGTTGTATTCTCCCATGGCGCCCACTTTAAAATGGTGGTCCATGAGGTGGCGGCCTACCAGGTCGTTGTTGTTGCCCAACCCGTTAGGAAAGGCGTCTGACACGGATTTCAGCAGGATGGCTGCTGAAGCGATGGTCGACGCGTTGAGGAAGATGATCCGGGCATAGTATTCCGTGACGGCTTTGGTTTCGGTGTCCATGATCCTTACGCCGCTGGCTTTACGCGTATTTTTATCGTAGAGAATTTCGGTGACGATACTGAAGGGGCGGAGCGTCAGGTTACCGGTGGCCATGGCGGCCGGCAGGGTAGCCCCGTTGCTGCTGAAGTAGCCTCCGAAAGGACAGCCGCGGTGACAGAGGTTGCGGTACTGGCAGGGGCCGCGGTTGTTGTGGCCTTTGGACAGGTTGGCCACGCGCGCGATCGTGAGCAGGCGGTCGTCGTATTTTTGTTTCAGCTGTTCGCGTATATGTTGTTCGAGGCAGTTGAGCTCCATCGGCGGCAAAAACTGTCCGTCGGGCAGATGGGGCAGACCTTCCGCCTGTCCGCTGATACCGGCAAACTGTTCCACGTAATCGTACCACGACGCGATGTCCTGGTAACGGATAGGCCAGTCCGGCCCGTGACCGTCTTTTGCATTGGCTTCGAAATCCAGGTCGCTCAGGCGGTAGCATTGCCGTCCCCAGGTGAGGGAGCGTCCGCCTACCTGGTATCCCCTGATCCAGCTGAAGGGTTTTTCCTGGATGTAGGGGTGTTCTTTGTCACGTACAAAGAAGTGTTTGCTGCTTTCGTCATATGCCCCGCTCTGAATGGGGTCTTCCTGTTTATCCTGTTCAGGGTTACTGAGGCGGTGTTTAAACTCCCACGGGTGCAGGGTGGCGGTGGTATAATCCTTTACGTGTTCTACATTTCTGCCTCTTTCCAGCAGCAGCGTTTTTAGTCCTTTTTCGCATAGTTCCTTCGCCGCCCAGCCTCCGCTGATGCCGGAGCCGATAACGATCGCGTCGTAAGTATTGCCGTCAGTTGCTTTGATATTCAGGTTTGCCACGGTTATCTGCTATGTGTTAACAAAAAAATGAATCAGGTATGTAAAAGTCCTATAAAGTATGATTTTTTTCGATCAGTCATATTGAAAAAAATCCGGCTTTTTACGCCGGATTTTTTTCAAAGTTATTGTTGGTGGATGCGCTATTGTTTCACCAGTTTGACTGTTTTCACCATTTGGTTGTCCGCCAGTACCTGCAGGAGGTAGACGCCCTGTGGCAGTTCACGTCCGGTGATGTCCATTCTGAACTGATAGGAGCCGGGGGCTACCAGGCCGAGGTCTTTTACGTTGATGGTGCGTCCGTTGAGGTCCAGCAGTTTCAGTGCCATCCGCATGCTGCCTTTACCGTGCTGGGTGAGCGCTACGTTCACGAAGCTGGTGAAGGGGCTCGGATATACCTGGGACAGTGTTACGTCGGTTGCTGCGTTACCGGTGGTGGTAGCGCCGGTCGTTGCGCCGGTTTTTGGCGCCGTTGTCATGGTGCCGGTACCGCCGAGCTGGGCCAGTGTTGCCTCTTTCGGGTAAGCTTTGATCACGAGGGCGTTCAGGTAGCCGTAAGTGTTATTGGCGGTATAGATCACCAGCTGCATCTGACCGTTCTGGTCGGGTGACAGGTGGTCGAGTGTAACGGTATTGGTGCTGTTATCATAAGCATCCAGCGTTACTGTTCTGCCGTTCATGCTGTAGGCGGTGATCCTGGTGCCACCGCTGGCGCGGCTTCCGAAGAAGGTGAAGGAGTATTCCTTGGACTGATCGAGGTTGTCGAACCGCATTTTGGCGGTATCGCCAGGCTCAACGTAGTAGGATTCTGCGATCACCAGGTCGGGGTATACGCCACTGTTGTTGCCGGTTTGGTACCCTGCCGGGTTGGTGCCGGTAAAGTTGTCTATGATGGTCCAGCTGAAGCTGGTAGCGTTACCGTTGCCGTCTTTCGGGTTGACCATCGTCTGGTTCAGGTATGGCAGCGCGTTGGTGTTGTTCCATGGCGCCGGCGCCGGGTTGACGGTGTTGAAGTTGATGTTGACGCCGTAGGCGAGTGTACCGC encodes:
- the metK gene encoding methionine adenosyltransferase — encoded protein: MPYLFTSESVSEGHPDKVADQISDALIDHFLAYDASSKVACETLVTTGQVVLAGEVKSEAYLDVQDIAREVIRKIGYTKSEYMFEANSCGIFSAIHEQSPDINQGVDRSSPEEQGAGDQGMMFGYATRETENYMPLALDLAHKLLLELAALRRENKDITYLRPDAKSQVTIEYSDDNKPVRIDTIVISTQHDDFANDTEMLAKIKEDMINILIPRVKAKLKPELQQLFDGFDIQHHINPTGKFVIGGPHGDTGLTGRKIIVDTYGGKGAHGGGAFSGKDPSKVDRSAAYATRHIAKNLVAAGVCDEVLVQVSYAIGVAKPCGIYVNTYGTSKVNLNDGAIAKKVEEIFDLRPYAIEQRLKLRNPIYSETAAYGHMGREPQVITKVFNKGKKNEKSVQVELFTWEKLDYVDKVKAAFGL
- a CDS encoding GMC oxidoreductase, which encodes MANLNIKATDGNTYDAIVIGSGISGGWAAKELCEKGLKTLLLERGRNVEHVKDYTTATLHPWEFKHRLSNPEQDKQEDPIQSGAYDESSKHFFVRDKEHPYIQEKPFSWIRGYQVGGRSLTWGRQCYRLSDLDFEANAKDGHGPDWPIRYQDIASWYDYVEQFAGISGQAEGLPHLPDGQFLPPMELNCLEQHIREQLKQKYDDRLLTIARVANLSKGHNNRGPCQYRNLCHRGCPFGGYFSSNGATLPAAMATGNLTLRPFSIVTEILYDKNTRKASGVRIMDTETKAVTEYYARIIFLNASTIASAAILLKSVSDAFPNGLGNNNDLVGRHLMDHHFKVGAMGEYNGFKDQYYAGRRPAGIYIPRFRNLNDATQRTDYVRGFGYQGYAEREAWMDHYKIPGYGEQFKKDITNPGKWVMWLGAWGEMLPYADNRVTLDPSATDKWGQPLVRISFEIKDNEKAMRKDMRSSAEEMLEKSGLTNISGFDYNYVGGECVHEMGTARMGHDPKTSVLNKWNQLHEVPNVFITDGSCMTSSATQNPSLTYMALTARACDHAVQLLKKNEL
- a CDS encoding right-handed parallel beta-helix repeat-containing protein, coding for MKKHHLTSKLLMLKLAFIVIIYFGSCSKTVVTPEKTPAEETPEQPAKPNPPVKGKEYTLVPDASGRLVIDGAKSPYKGGDALNLKGRFLSINIMNLSGSSGNPIIIRNFDGTAVKIGNPDWNGGSWAEALSLINCHYLKVGSESSRANFIIDGSVHPARDAYFNLVLSKHTDNIEIRNLTIRNGGTGIWAKTDPVKDDPSTYYPNSQMENLLIHDVAISGTNNEAMYIGHTATYWDLTANTSYYGSSSGFNPGSQYVQPIKWHNVKIYNNSVQDGGADGIQTAAIDQLEVYNNTVTNWGMKHNSSHNGGILIGGRTTNTYVHDNYVHDGWGELLQFYGSGENGSKHVISNNLFVNNSQGANDGISFRGTDRAPVTISNNTVALTGGVSLRINGEKGMTVALIVNDNAFIQPRMSGGSITYNAYVYTENGGGAIEGTGDKANTRFPTLDAANVDISNYFAPKAGSAMGATGYRR
- a CDS encoding DUF4270 family protein, whose amino-acid sequence is MKINFRNLSFVAASFALLYGVSGCNESTILGKGLIPPGDFVNGQDTTINGVIANNIYKYDSSFINGYGRYEKALGSITTDPVFGKTHAFVFMQVGLPTSAFTFAGSGQTLDSVVLSLAYLGYKGDSTTPQTFRVYRMAETGFKIDSNYAYNKPLQYNPGELLGTATVTPRTVRDSVSVYGTKETAQLRIKLSNAFGNDLLQQKSDVNFKNDSTFRAYLKGFALVPDTTSGTNRNMLFFDMDNANTKLTVFYKNTTDDSLRATFAFNSSSSAHANFLARNYNGAEVSKYINTGNANGDSILFLQSTPGLYTNLLIPNLENFPNAVINKAELVITQITVGPGDMNNIFTEPAKLSLTQYTGVNDSTKNVIDFTTGGDTYFGGTKQVITNFGGVQVAQYTFNVGRFLQMLLKKQETNTGFRLQVVRTGYPDIDRLKAGGSKLSQYNIKLRIIYTKP
- a CDS encoding glycogen/starch synthase → MSTKKRILFIAQEMSPYLELSDYAAMVNKMAIKSNEAGLEVRVIMPRFGIINERRHRLHEVVRLSGINIVIDGDDYPLIIKVASLPNARLQVYFLDNEDYFKRKTVFADENDEFFDDNAARSVFFCKGALETVKKFGWPPDIIHCSGWMTSLIPMYLKTAYKKEPVFAHSKIVYSLSPNSFKEKLGASFIKKATISNQIKEKDLELFKEGTNSALNKGAGKYADAVILAGEKVEKKVVDELKAEKGKIIVPYKKDNDDLADYLALYNQLLGK